The sequence below is a genomic window from bacterium.
GACAGTGGTAACGGAGGGGGGAATAAAAAAACGACAATTACCGGAGATAAAATTAAAGAAATGTGATATTTATGCTTTACAAAAAACAGGAAATATGATATTTTTGCGAAAATGAAAAATATAAATTTGGGACTAATAGGGCTGGGTACGGTCGGGACCGGTGTAATAAAAATATTCAACAAAAATAAACCGCTTATTGAGAGTAAAACAGGGGCAGTTTTGACTATCAAGAAGATCGCGGACCTTGATATTACCACGCCGCGCGGGGTTGATATTGACCCCGCGAAATTAACAACAAAACCGGAAGAGATAATTTCAGATCCTGACATTGAAATTGTTATCAGTTTAATAGGCGGAATACATCCTGAACAGGAATTTATATTAAAGGCCTTGGAAAACAAAAAGCACGTTGTGACCGCGAATAAAGCGCTTCTGGCAAAAAACGGCAAGGAAATTTTTGATACTGCGTATAAAAATGGAGTGAGTATTTGTTTCGAGGCAAGCGTAGGAGGGGGAATACCGATTATACGTTCTCTCGGGGAAGGGCTTGCGGCAAACAGGATAAAATCAATATTCGGTATTCTGAACGGCACGGCAAATTTTATTTTAACAAGAATGCAAAATGAGAAAAAAAGTTTTAAAGCCTGTCTTAACCAGGCAAGAGAACTCGGATATGCGGAGGCGGACCCCACGCTTGATATAGAGGGAATCGATACGGCGCATAAACTCTCCATTTTGTCATCTATGGCGTTCGGACAGCCAATCCCCCTGGATAAAATATATTGCGAAGGGATTTCACAAATTAATTCTTTTGATATTGAATACGCGGATGAATTTGGTTATTGCATAAAACTCCTGGCAATAGCAAAAGATTTTGAAAAAGGGATTGAGGCCAGGGTGCATCCTACAATGCTGCCTAAGGATTACCTTCTTTCATCAGTAGATGGAGT
It includes:
- a CDS encoding homoserine dehydrogenase yields the protein MKNINLGLIGLGTVGTGVIKIFNKNKPLIESKTGAVLTIKKIADLDITTPRGVDIDPAKLTTKPEEIISDPDIEIVISLIGGIHPEQEFILKALENKKHVVTANKALLAKNGKEIFDTAYKNGVSICFEASVGGGIPIIRSLGEGLAANRIKSIFGILNGTANFILTRMQNEKKSFKACLNQARELGYAEADPTLDIEGIDTAHKLSILSSMAFGQPIPLDKIYCEGISQINSFDIEYADEFGYCIKLLAIAKDFEKGIEARVHPTMLPKDYLLSSVDGVFNAIYINGDSVGPTMYYGQGAGQMPTASAVWSDIMEIVNKNSNLRNSNIYFEKNPKNIQDIKDLLTKYYLRFTTLDQPGVLSKISGILGNFKISIASVMQKERSAGNKVPIVMLTHEAYEADMQKALTEINKLDIIKDKTILIRVER